In a genomic window of uncultured Flavobacterium sp.:
- a CDS encoding endonuclease/exonuclease/phosphatase family protein: protein MRRVKFLIVILLAMQINGQNLKIMTYNIRVDLAVDGDNDWSHRKDFFTSQIQFYQPDVFGIQEAAPNQVNDIASNLAQYSFVGIGREGVGKGESSTIFYNRDRLKMLLNKTFWLSETPGEISLGWDAAYKRVCTYALFKDLKTKQLFWIFNTHLDHVGEQAKINGIKLILAKIKEVNNKNYSVIFTGDLNSEPESEGIFLLKKEMKDTREVSKTLPFGPSGTFNGFKHNEPVTRLLDYILISKDTGFKVEKFAVLSDSKDLKYPSDHLPAYVELSY, encoded by the coding sequence ATGAGAAGAGTAAAATTTTTGATAGTGATTCTTTTGGCCATGCAAATCAATGGACAGAATTTAAAAATAATGACTTACAATATTCGTGTAGACCTAGCAGTTGATGGGGATAATGACTGGAGCCACCGCAAAGATTTTTTTACATCCCAAATTCAGTTTTATCAGCCCGATGTATTTGGAATTCAGGAAGCGGCACCAAATCAGGTAAATGATATTGCAAGTAACCTTGCTCAATATAGTTTTGTTGGTATAGGAAGAGAAGGTGTTGGAAAAGGGGAATCCTCTACTATTTTTTATAATAGAGATCGTTTAAAAATGCTTTTAAATAAAACATTTTGGCTTTCAGAAACACCCGGTGAAATTTCTTTGGGTTGGGATGCGGCATATAAAAGAGTTTGCACCTATGCTTTGTTTAAAGATCTAAAAACCAAGCAGCTTTTCTGGATTTTCAATACCCATTTAGATCATGTTGGTGAACAGGCAAAAATTAATGGTATAAAACTTATTCTTGCTAAAATTAAAGAAGTGAATAATAAAAATTATTCGGTCATTTTTACTGGAGATTTAAATTCAGAGCCTGAATCAGAGGGCATTTTTCTTCTAAAGAAAGAAATGAAAGATACCAGAGAAGTTTCAAAAACACTACCTTTTGGTCCTTCTGGAACTTTTAACGGTTTTAAGCACAATGAACCCGTAACACGATTGCTGGATTATATTTTGATATCTAAAGATACTGGTTTTAAAGTAGAAAAATTTGCTGTTTTAAGTGATTCAAAAGACTTAAAATATCCATCCGACCATTTGCCTGCTTATGTAGAATTGAGTTATTGA
- a CDS encoding SusD/RagB family nutrient-binding outer membrane lipoprotein: MKKIIVAITGILMFSSCSNFDEINTNPNTPTGVSASLLATNIILSIAKYQGTDSKEFIAENALPKYVGYANEGQLGTQYNFIANSSFNKMTILPDIDKMLLAAKGNPAENSYKGVGHFIRAYTFYLLTMKMGDIPYSEANLGTQGNYKPKYDSQKEVFMGILSELEQARIDFSQGIVFDGDPTIFKGNPERWRRACNAFELKVLMTLSAKESDADLKIKEKFANIVNENILLKDDSDYFGLEYNTVNLHPLYSTNDMFTGRTILSDIVVDNLKRLNDKRLFYFAEPSADQIAKGLAQNSFMAYTGVKTSLDYGLMNANYSAGKYSKINLRYQTKQNSDPRRLLTYAEQELILAEARIKGWITTSSAQLYYENGVKAALKNVMSTDASFAHGNPIAQNDIDTYFTGEAAFAADADTQLKQVWIQRYLLNFLVDAETSYFEYRRNKYPDFNIDPTTNLNVKSLGSMPVRYLYPSSELNYNSQKLMEALNRQFGGYDEINKTMWLLAN, translated from the coding sequence ATGAAAAAAATAATCGTTGCAATTACAGGTATACTAATGTTTTCCAGCTGTAGTAATTTTGATGAAATCAATACCAACCCTAATACGCCTACCGGGGTAAGTGCTTCACTATTAGCTACAAATATAATTCTGAGTATTGCTAAATATCAAGGTACTGATTCAAAAGAATTTATTGCTGAGAATGCTTTGCCAAAATATGTTGGTTATGCAAATGAGGGACAATTAGGAACTCAATATAACTTCATAGCAAATTCAAGTTTTAACAAAATGACCATTTTGCCTGATATTGATAAAATGTTACTGGCTGCAAAAGGCAACCCAGCCGAAAACTCATATAAAGGGGTAGGTCATTTTATAAGAGCATATACTTTTTATCTTCTCACTATGAAGATGGGAGATATTCCATACAGTGAAGCAAATCTTGGGACGCAGGGAAATTACAAACCAAAATACGACTCTCAAAAAGAGGTTTTTATGGGGATTCTTAGTGAATTGGAGCAAGCACGTATTGATTTTTCACAAGGGATAGTCTTTGATGGTGATCCGACCATTTTTAAAGGAAATCCCGAAAGATGGAGGAGAGCCTGCAATGCATTTGAACTTAAAGTTCTAATGACTCTCAGTGCAAAAGAGAGTGATGCTGATTTAAAAATTAAAGAGAAATTTGCCAATATTGTTAATGAAAATATACTTCTTAAAGATGATTCTGATTATTTTGGCTTAGAGTATAATACAGTAAACCTTCATCCATTATACAGTACAAATGATATGTTTACCGGAAGAACTATTTTAAGTGATATTGTAGTGGATAATCTTAAAAGACTAAATGATAAACGATTGTTTTATTTTGCAGAACCCTCAGCAGATCAAATTGCAAAAGGATTAGCTCAAAACAGTTTTATGGCTTATACAGGTGTAAAAACTTCATTAGATTATGGACTAATGAATGCCAATTATTCAGCGGGTAAATATTCTAAAATAAACCTGAGATACCAAACCAAACAAAATAGTGATCCAAGAAGACTCCTTACATATGCTGAGCAGGAATTGATTTTGGCTGAAGCGCGTATCAAAGGCTGGATTACTACATCAAGTGCGCAGCTTTATTATGAAAACGGAGTTAAAGCTGCCTTAAAAAATGTTATGAGTACAGATGCTTCTTTTGCACATGGAAATCCTATTGCACAAAATGATATTGATACTTATTTTACCGGTGAGGCAGCATTTGCTGCTGATGCAGATACTCAATTAAAGCAAGTTTGGATCCAGCGGTATCTGCTGAATTTTTTAGTTGATGCAGAAACTTCTTATTTTGAATATAGAAGAAATAAATACCCGGATTTTAATATTGACCCAACAACGAACTTAAATGTTAAAAGCCTTGGTAGTATGCCAGTGAGATATTTATATCCTTCTTCAGAATTGAATTATAACAGTCAAAAGTTGATGGAGGCCTTAAACCGTCAATTTGGAGGTTATGATGAAATTAATAAAACAATGTGGCTTTTAGCAAATTAG
- a CDS encoding SusC/RagA family TonB-linked outer membrane protein: MYLVRNKNNNKKNILFFFLVTLWTQVTFASAFTSQSTESTPVSISKNVYELKALFKAIESQTDFSLLYSDEVAKLKTQVPVSSGTQTIALLLKEAAVKFNVAYQINDGLITFKINSPVKGKKAVNVAKQIKISGTVTDNLGNPIPGATILIEGTSIGAQTDLDGKYSIEAQEGEILVFVYMGFKTVKQKVEKERIINITLEEEAEALNELVITALGIKREEKALGYAVQKVEGSSMQTVKGVDVATSLTGKVSGLLVKNSTEFAEAPTVEIRGESALLVIDGVPYGNMTLRDIPADDIESLSVLKGATASALYGYRGASGAIVVTTKKGSSKKGLTVSLNSSTMFTAGYLAIPETQTTFGRQIDATTNMYKGTGSWGVPMQGQEVVQWDPVSKSYKSMPYLPIGKDNFKNFLHQGYILNNNLSVTQQGEFGNLRSSATWVNNKGQYPNSQYDKYTYSLAGDISLDKFKLSSSISINKQSSPNIGFNGYKGYDPMYNILVWSSPDYDIRKYKDYWLVKNESQNNSYTGTNNNPYFDRFERLHSLDRNVFNGFVSASYQIAPWLNATVRTGFDTYNNKQTVRISKGSLVGAGTSTVILNGTEIWGESLKGSYNEGLGSGYSSNTDFILTGNKKINDFDIEGLFGGTIYYTQDEGIEARTQGGLSVPGFYSLKSSVTNAVVNSSLYKRQVNSFYGRLAVSWKAMAFLEGTLRKDWSSTLPESTRSYLYPSVSGSFLVSEVLPKFDWLSLWKLRDSWTSSKTPAGVYDVNSVYNITTNAWGGLNSASYPDVIRGNQVRPESASTWEMGTTASLFKKRLSFDFTYYSKRMYDFLTATNVSSASGFSSNYINIDQEITRRGVELTLNFTPIKTADWQWDVMANWSKYARYYTKLDKEFSADRPWVKVGNRVDAFVLNDFQKSADGAVIYENGLPVYSAYESVYGYGDPDWIWGLTSSLRYKNLTLNISVDGRVGGLAQTTTEMYMWQSGNHPDSVNDIRYKDITTGTSNYIGDGVKVISGAVTYNAYGNITSDTRQYASNDVPVTYENYVKRIHKGTAWGGNPSPGDTYSTTFLKLREVSLTYNVPKSVYRFIKAKNATVSAIGQNLFLWAKDFKYSDPDGGVDNFSDPSQRFVGCNIKLEF, encoded by the coding sequence ATGTATCTTGTAAGAAATAAAAACAATAATAAAAAGAACATACTTTTCTTTTTTTTGGTTACACTATGGACACAAGTGACTTTTGCCTCAGCATTCACCTCGCAAAGCACAGAATCTACTCCAGTATCAATTTCAAAAAATGTTTATGAACTCAAAGCATTATTTAAAGCTATTGAAAGTCAAACTGATTTTTCGCTTCTTTATTCCGATGAGGTTGCAAAACTTAAAACTCAGGTTCCTGTTAGCTCTGGAACACAAACAATAGCATTATTACTTAAGGAAGCTGCTGTTAAATTTAACGTTGCTTATCAAATAAATGATGGTTTGATTACTTTTAAAATAAATAGTCCTGTTAAAGGTAAAAAGGCAGTAAATGTCGCAAAGCAAATAAAAATCTCAGGGACAGTTACCGATAATTTAGGTAACCCTATTCCGGGAGCTACAATTCTCATTGAAGGAACATCAATAGGCGCGCAAACAGATTTAGACGGAAAATACAGCATTGAGGCTCAGGAAGGAGAAATACTAGTTTTTGTTTATATGGGATTTAAGACCGTTAAACAAAAAGTTGAAAAAGAAAGGATAATCAATATTACCCTTGAAGAGGAAGCTGAAGCACTAAACGAGTTAGTAATTACTGCCTTAGGAATTAAACGAGAAGAAAAGGCTCTTGGATATGCTGTACAAAAAGTCGAGGGATCTTCCATGCAAACGGTAAAAGGAGTAGATGTTGCAACCTCATTAACTGGTAAGGTATCAGGTTTACTTGTGAAAAACAGTACTGAATTTGCAGAAGCCCCTACTGTTGAAATTCGAGGTGAAAGTGCCTTATTGGTTATTGATGGAGTGCCTTATGGAAACATGACTCTCAGGGACATTCCTGCTGATGATATCGAATCTTTGAGTGTACTCAAAGGAGCAACTGCATCAGCTTTGTATGGCTATCGTGGTGCCAGCGGTGCTATAGTTGTAACAACCAAAAAAGGAAGCTCTAAAAAAGGCCTTACCGTATCACTAAATAGCAGTACAATGTTTACAGCGGGTTATCTGGCAATTCCTGAAACCCAAACAACTTTTGGAAGACAGATAGACGCTACCACCAATATGTATAAAGGAACAGGCTCTTGGGGAGTACCAATGCAGGGGCAAGAAGTTGTTCAGTGGGATCCGGTTAGTAAATCCTATAAATCGATGCCTTATTTACCAATAGGAAAGGATAATTTTAAAAACTTTCTGCATCAGGGTTATATTTTAAATAACAACTTAAGTGTAACACAGCAAGGAGAATTCGGGAATCTTAGATCATCTGCAACCTGGGTTAACAACAAAGGACAATATCCAAATTCTCAATATGATAAATATACCTATTCATTAGCAGGAGACATTAGTTTAGATAAATTCAAATTATCCTCGTCAATATCGATAAATAAGCAAAGTTCACCAAATATTGGATTTAATGGTTATAAGGGCTATGATCCAATGTATAATATTCTGGTTTGGTCATCTCCGGATTACGACATACGAAAATATAAAGATTATTGGCTTGTAAAAAATGAGTCGCAAAATAACAGTTATACCGGTACAAATAATAATCCTTACTTTGACAGATTTGAAAGATTACACAGTTTAGATCGAAATGTTTTTAACGGTTTTGTTTCGGCAAGTTATCAAATAGCTCCCTGGCTTAATGCTACTGTCAGAACTGGTTTTGATACCTATAATAATAAGCAGACTGTTAGGATTTCAAAAGGATCTCTGGTTGGTGCGGGTACCTCTACAGTTATTCTTAACGGGACTGAGATTTGGGGAGAATCTTTAAAAGGATCTTATAATGAAGGTTTAGGAAGTGGTTATAGCTCTAATACTGATTTTATCTTAACTGGAAATAAAAAAATTAATGATTTTGATATTGAGGGTCTTTTTGGAGGAACTATTTATTATACACAGGATGAAGGTATTGAGGCCAGAACCCAGGGAGGACTTTCTGTTCCGGGTTTCTATTCTTTAAAATCTTCTGTTACTAATGCTGTTGTAAACTCTTCTCTTTACAAAAGACAGGTAAACAGTTTTTATGGAAGACTGGCCGTATCATGGAAAGCAATGGCTTTTCTTGAAGGTACTTTACGAAAGGACTGGAGTTCGACACTTCCTGAATCTACACGTTCTTATCTTTATCCATCTGTTTCAGGCAGTTTTTTAGTCTCAGAAGTTTTGCCAAAATTTGATTGGTTATCCTTATGGAAACTTCGAGATTCCTGGACATCATCTAAAACCCCGGCAGGAGTTTATGATGTTAATTCGGTTTACAATATTACAACCAATGCATGGGGAGGTTTAAACTCGGCTTCTTATCCTGATGTTATACGTGGAAACCAGGTTAGACCCGAATCAGCAAGTACTTGGGAAATGGGAACAACTGCAAGTTTGTTCAAAAAACGTTTGTCATTTGATTTTACCTATTATTCAAAGAGAATGTACGACTTTTTAACGGCAACAAATGTTAGCAGTGCTTCAGGTTTTAGCTCAAATTATATTAATATAGATCAGGAAATTACCCGTAGAGGAGTTGAGCTTACACTAAACTTTACCCCAATAAAAACAGCTGACTGGCAATGGGATGTAATGGCAAACTGGTCTAAATATGCTCGCTATTACACCAAGCTGGACAAAGAATTTTCGGCCGACAGGCCTTGGGTGAAAGTAGGAAACAGAGTTGATGCATTTGTTTTAAATGATTTCCAGAAAAGTGCCGATGGAGCTGTTATTTATGAGAATGGATTACCGGTCTATTCTGCTTATGAATCCGTTTATGGATATGGTGATCCTGATTGGATTTGGGGGCTGACATCTTCACTTCGTTATAAAAATCTTACTTTGAATATTTCTGTTGATGGTCGAGTAGGAGGTTTGGCACAAACTACAACCGAAATGTATATGTGGCAGTCTGGAAACCATCCTGACTCTGTAAATGATATTCGTTATAAAGATATTACCACAGGTACAAGCAATTATATTGGAGATGGGGTAAAAGTAATTTCAGGTGCAGTAACTTATAATGCGTATGGAAATATTACCAGTGATACCAGACAATATGCTTCAAATGACGTTCCTGTTACTTATGAGAATTATGTAAAAAGAATTCATAAGGGTACAGCCTGGGGAGGTAATCCATCTCCTGGAGATACTTACAGCACTACTTTTTTGAAATTAAGAGAAGTCTCACTTACTTATAATGTTCCTAAGTCAGTATATCGTTTTATAAAAGCAAAAAATGCTACCGTATCAGCAATAGGTCAAAATTTATTCCTTTGGGCAAAAGATTTTAAATATTCTGATCCAGATGGAGGAGTTGATAATTTTAGCGATCCCTCACAACGTTTTGTAGGTTGTAATATTAAGCTTGAATTCTAA
- a CDS encoding FecR domain-containing protein, producing MQKQYKHLFKRYSEEKSFEKEKKIVNTYFNKIQDNGITKDDIDNVLGDRILLKIEERLERKKKAYYYGISASVAAVILLGCLLFTFNSIFKKNHFITVAAQFGEQKNVRLPDSSMVYLNSGSSIVYPEHFGEDSREITLKGEAYFEVVHKEKHPFIISSGHLKTQVLGTRFIVTNYEKGVASVTVVSGKVKVTDQHCSKSEIITKNQRVTYDDISGSLIRSNTIESSNYLAWKQGRIFFDHAPIDQVLLTLQRKYNVVLKLDSKLYQCNTISGNFSGNDIEKILSSIRFINDMEYSTTQNNTIKIKLKPCKN from the coding sequence ATGCAAAAACAGTACAAGCATCTTTTTAAAAGATACAGTGAAGAGAAATCTTTTGAAAAGGAAAAAAAAATAGTAAACACTTATTTTAACAAAATTCAGGATAACGGTATTACCAAGGATGATATTGATAATGTTTTGGGAGATCGTATTTTGCTTAAAATAGAAGAGCGTTTAGAAAGAAAAAAGAAAGCCTATTATTATGGAATTTCGGCATCTGTTGCGGCGGTTATACTTTTAGGATGCTTGCTGTTTACTTTTAATTCTATTTTTAAAAAGAATCATTTTATTACTGTTGCTGCCCAATTTGGCGAGCAAAAAAATGTGAGATTACCTGATTCCTCCATGGTTTATTTAAATTCGGGAAGCAGTATAGTTTATCCGGAGCACTTTGGAGAAGATTCCAGGGAAATTACTTTAAAAGGAGAAGCTTATTTTGAAGTTGTACACAAAGAAAAACATCCCTTTATCATTTCTTCAGGCCATTTAAAAACACAGGTTCTTGGGACCAGATTTATTGTGACCAATTATGAAAAAGGTGTTGCTTCGGTAACGGTTGTTTCGGGAAAGGTAAAAGTTACAGATCAGCACTGCTCTAAATCTGAAATTATTACTAAAAATCAGAGGGTGACTTATGATGATATTTCGGGGTCTCTTATAAGATCCAATACTATAGAATCATCAAATTACCTGGCATGGAAACAAGGAAGAATCTTTTTTGATCACGCCCCGATAGATCAGGTATTGCTAACACTTCAAAGGAAATACAATGTAGTACTGAAATTGGATTCAAAACTGTATCAATGCAATACTATTAGTGGAAATTTCTCAGGCAATGACATCGAAAAAATCTTAAGCAGTATTCGTTTTATCAATGATATGGAATATAGCACAACTCAGAATAACACTATAAAAATTAAACTAAAACCCTGTAAAAACTAG